The sequence GCCTGACCATCATGGCCACCTGGTACTGGTGCACCGACCAGGTGAGTGCCAACGTCTCCCGCCCATCCCACCTTCCTGCCGTCCCAGTGGGCTCTGGTAGGCCCAGGCGGCCTGTCTGCCCTCCGCGTCATGAGTCTGGGCTGGGGCCTCAGAAGGTGTGGCTCCAGGCTGGGACATGCTGCTAGGGGTCTTTGCGGTCCCGGGGGGCTTGAGCCCTCCGTTTAGAATCCGATGAGGCCCACTGGCTACCGCCCGTCCTGGCCTTTAGGTGCTTCGACTGAGACAGTTTGGAGTATGGGATTCCGAAGGGACTCGGATGCTCCTCGGTGGCCCTGCCATCGGTCATGGGGCGGGCATTTTGGGCCAGTCTTGGGCTGCCGGGATCCGGAAGCAGGCGGGGTACCTGACCTCCCTTGGCCTGCCAGTGGTGGGGGCCAGCCATGGCTGGGCCAGCGTTTCTGGTAGAGCTCTGGACGCTGTCAGCAGCAGAGCGGTACCTAGGGGGTCCTGGGAAGCCGTCTTTATCCCTAGTCCCTGAGGCAGGGACCCTGTGATGATGAAACTGCTGGccctgggagagagagagcagagagtgAGGCTGAGCAAGAAGGGCCAACCCCGCCCCAGCACAGGACCCTGCTCAGGCACACAGGAGCCGGCAGGCCCGGGTTCgcctcctggctctgccattcacCAGGGAGTGGGCCTAGACCAGTTGGTTTAGTCACTCGATGCCTCAGTTCCCCTGTCTGTAATATGGGAATAATCCTGCCCTTTGTGGGTGTAGCAAGGCAGCTTCCTCCCAGCTCACCCCCGCAGCCTCCTCTATTCCGACACAGGCCTGGGACGTGGTTGGAAATGGGCTGAATGGGGTTGTTGGAGGCAATGCAGGAGTTTCTGTTGAGTGCAGGGGGTGACTCTGGCCCTGCCCTCAAGACCCTGTCACCAGCCCTCCAGGTGACCTCAGATGAGCTGCTTCCTGTCTCTGGGCAGAAGCAGATGGTGCCCTTGCTTTGCTTGTCCCAAAGGCCGTGGGCAGCTCCAGGGAGCATGGGGGTGGGAAAAGGCCTGTGAAGCAGTGGGCACAGGCCCCACAATTGTCCATGCCTCTGGACCCAGCCCCAGGGGTCCACCATAGGACAAGGCAGCCACAGCCAGCCTCTGTGGAATGAACGATCACAGCGCTCACACAAGCCTTTCCCACGTGGCCTACCCTGGGAGTAGGCCCGACCAGCTCCATTCATAGGCCAGAGCACTGAGGCCAGAGACAGAGCTGGATCCGAACCCAGAGTGGAGTGACTTTTCCGTGGTTCCCGACTCTGCTCTTCCTCTCCCAAGCAGCACGGGCTCCATCAGTATCTGCCCAGAGACCCTCCCTGGGTTCCAACAGTAAGAACGGAcctggccgggggcggtggctcaagcctgtaatcccagcactttgggaggctgacatgggcggatcacgaggtcaggagatcgagaccatcctggctaacacagtgaaaccccgtctctactaaaaatacaaaaaattagctgggcacggtggcaggcgcctgtagtcccagctactcgggaggctgaggcaggagaatggcgtgagcccaggaggtggagttgacagtgagcagtgagccgagattgtgccactgcactccagcctgggggacagagcgagactccgtctaaaaaaaaaaaaaaaaagaacagacccCAACTAGGAGCTATCAGAAGCTCTGGAaggctgggcctcagtttccccatctgtaacacGTGGTCCTCAAGCAGGGCCCCTCATGCTCCGGCATGCTGTGCTCACAAGCTGCCCACATCCGCCATGCCTCATGGGAGGGCTTTCCAGGGAACATGTGGGCTCACAGCAGGCGTCTGCCCAGTTCTCCTGGGAGGGCTGAGGGCCAGCCCCAGTGGGCAAGGGGCTGGTGAAAGGTTGGCCGTGGAGGGCACAGTAGGCAAGTGGTACCCTGCCAGGCTGAGCCCCTTTACACCCgccacctcccacctcctcccaatGCAGCATGGGCTTGGCATGGCACGGTCTTCTCTGGGTGGAACATCAGTCAGGAGATTTTCCCATCAAGGCCAAACGAATCTGCACATGTCCTGGCCTTGGGGTCAGGGTTGGGCAGGCCCCACTGCACAGATAAGGAGCCCGAGGCCCAGAGAGGATCACacagggaggtggaggaggaacaCTGCTGACCCCAGGTGGTTCAGGACACCAACCAGCATTGGAGCTGTAGCCTGGCCTCTGCCCTACCTCCCCATCCTCTACCCCTTGGGCTGGGTCTGCCTGGTGGATGCGGGGCCTCGGTCCAGAAACCCAGGCACTAGTCCTACTTGAGGTTCCTGGTCTCTGTGTGGCTCTCACTGACACTGGGGACTTTTAGGGGCACCTAGAGGTCTGACTCCACTTTGCTCTGTGGCCAGGGTAGCCCTCAAAGATAGCCACAGTCTAGTCAGAAGGGAGGTAGCAGTTCTGTGTGTTGAGACCATAGgggtgttttgcttttttttaagatggagtcttgctctgttgctcaggctggagtgcagtggcaccatctcggctcactgcaacctccgcctcctgggttcaagtgattctcctgtctcagccacccaggtagctgggactacaggcatgtgccaccacactcggctaatttttgtatttttttttaagttttttttttttttttttttttcccagagacatagtcttgttctgtcacccaggctggagtgcagtggtgtgatctcagctcactgcaacctccgcctcctgggtttgagcaattctcctgcctcagcctcctaagtagttgggattacaagcgtgtaccatcatgcccggctaatttttgtatttttaatagagacggggtttcaccatgttggcaaggctggtctcgaactcctgacctcgtgatccgcccacctaggcctcccaaagtgctgggattacaggcatgagccaccatgcccagccaatttttgtatttttagtagaaatggggtttcaccatgttggccaggctggtcttgaactcctgacctcaagtaatccacccatcttggcctcccaaagtgctgggatacaggcatggaCCGTTCACTATCTTCTGGCTCATCCATGACAAGTAGGTGGCATTTTTCTAACCAGAAACAAAACCAGTAACAAAGAGGCAAAGGGTCCAGTGGACAGAGCCCTGGTCTGGGCTCCCGTCTGGGCTatgcccctgcccctccctgggcctTGGTGTCCCTGTCTGTGAAACAGGGCAGTGCACAGACCAGAAGGCCTCCCAGGGTCCTGCCAGCTCTGTCACCTGCTGATGCCGCAGCTCCAGGCCGGGTGCCCTCCCTTAGTCAGTAGCAGCCACCTCAGTCATAACAGCAACCACAGCTTTCGTGGGCAGCGTGCTGACTCCAATGGCCACACCCCAAAACTCACTCATCATCTTCCCTGAGAAAGAGAACTCACATTCACCGGAGGCCCTTGAGGAGCCAGGGACAGGCTTGGCCGGCTACACTAGCAGCCTCACTTAAGTCGTTGCAACAActctcctcattttgcagatgaggagccCAAGGTGAAATGGCCACTCAGGGAGTGAGTGCCGGCTTCCTCAGGGAAGAGCGCCTGGCTGGGACTAGACACcagtgctgggaggtgggggtgagcAGTGGCCTGCTGACATCTGAGTTGGGGGCCCAGCCTTGCTATCTGACAGTCAGGGGTGGGGAAAGCCCCTGCCCTATTCAGGGGGACTGGCAGGCCTCACAGCTCATGGaaactctgagcctcagcttctctaCTTGGGGTGACAGCACCTGTCCCAGGGCCAGCTGACATGAGCACAGATTGGAATATAGAGGCAAATATCCCACCAATGGCAAAAAGACATTCAGGGTCTTAGGGAAATGCTTCTCTCCCAAGCACCTAGACAGAACCACCGTCTAACTCTCTCATTGTCCAGATGGGGCAACTGAGGCCCAAACTGAGGCAAGGGCTTCTCCCAAGTCACAGCAAGCTGGCAGAGAAGCAGGAAGGACAGCAGCTTGCCCTGCGTTCGGAGGCTGCAGCCCGCAGGCATTCCTAGCCTCTGTAATTAATGTTTCCGTGACATCCACAGCTTAGGGGTAAATGCTGGGAGCCGTCCGTTAAACTAGCAAGCTTGGAAAGTAAGTTAAAATCACGGAGgcagccggatgcggtggctcacacctgtaatcccagcactttgggaggccgaggcgggcagatcacctgaagtcgggagttcaagaccagcctgaccaacatggtaaaaccccatctctactaaaaatacaaaaaaaaattagccgggcgtggtggctcatgcctgtaatcccagctacttgggaggctgaggcaggagaatcccttgaaccctggaaggcagaggttgcggtgacccgagattgcgccattgcactccagcctgggcaacaagagtgaaactccatctcaaagaaaaaaaaaatcatagaggcTTCCTGCTCCTGAGTTGCAGCTGGTGACTTAAACTGTGGAACCGCAAAGGAAAACTAGTTACGTTTCAGAGTCATAGGTCGTACAACTTTGTGAACGTACTAAAAACCATGGGAACAGTGTACACTTTGGGTGAATTATATGGTCTgtgaatatctcaataaagctgtttaaaaagtaactcttttgggctgggcacggtggctcacgcttgtaatcccagcactttgggaggtcgaggcgggcgatcacgaggtcaggagatcaagaccatcctggctaacaaggtgaaacctcgtctctattttaaaaatacaaaaaattagccgggcgtggtggcaggcgcctgttgtcccagctacttgggaggctgaggcaggagaatggcgtgaacccggaggcggagcttgcagtgagccgagatcgcaccactgcactccagcctgggcgacagagcaagactccgactcaaaaaaaaagtaactcttTTGAAGTAGAATCGTAATATCAGTGCTGGGAGAGATCTCAGACATTATGGGTCCAAATTACCGCTCCCTCCTCCCATTCTGCAAATCTGGAAAGGCCTGGTTAGGATTTGCTGAAGGCTCCCAGAAGGGCCGGTGTCCTCAGATAGCTTCTAGCCTCCCTCTGCTACTGAACTGCAAGCTTTCAAAACCCCAGGTCTTAAAGCACCTGAACTCTGCCAGCCATGCAAACACAGTTGGCGCCAGTGTCTGCTCCTGGCACTATAAATGTGCCAGCTGCTGTCATGAGGGTCCAGGAGATGAGGGTAGGGGTGTATGTCCCCATACCACCCCACCCAGGGTCTCCTCCAGCCCTGACAATTGCCAGGGGTGGTGGGCTGGGCAGGATCCACACCTCCCCTATTGACAGGTCAGGGGACTGAGTCCCTGGGAATGAGTGTACCTCGGCTCTCGCTGCTTGGCCTGCTGAAGTGAGCTCTCCTGGTGGGACCCTGACAGTATTGGGGCTTTGAGTGTGGCTGTTTTGGGCAGGTCAGAGGCTAATGGGACATCATCGTGCCTCATGCCCATTCCCTGAGGCCCACCAAGGACCAATCCTGACACAAGTGTCCCTCAGGCTTGGACTCACCCCGTCTCGCACTCCACCCCCAGGTCATCGTGCAGCGATCACTGTCAGCCCGGGACCTGAACCATGCCAAGGCGGGCTCCATCCTGGCCAGCTACCTCAAGATGCTCCCCATGGGCCTGATCATCATGCCGGGCATGATCAGCCGCGCATTGTTCCCAGGTAGGACGGGCTCCGGGCACTgaacccaggctgcagggcaccCAGGGTTCTGGGACCTTGTCCTGCAAACGTCACCAGAAGAAGAGGCAAAGGATAGATGTGAACTGTTCCCCAacctggggagtggggagagtggTCCTCAGGGCCACAATCAAAGGGATTAACATGGATGTGGCTTGGCACAAGGTCTGGACAGGTATCACTtactgctgtgtgacctcaaggCTGTAAATGAACGTCCCTGTGCCCCGccttttcctcatctgcaaactaGGGACTGTGCCACCCATCTGGCAGGTGCCATCAAGATCCTCTAACCACAGGCTTTGGAGACCTCTAGGTGGGGAAACGTGCATTTTCTTAGGTTGCCTTTTCAGGATGCTGGGACCAAGAGTCCCCAGCATTAATGATGGCCTTCCATATGGCCCTGGCCGGTTCCCACCCCTGCCTGTTCATcaagtttccccatctgtaacaaGGGAATTGAAGTCATCAGAGTCAGGGACATGGTAGCCCAGAAGACAACAGCTCGAGCTCTTGGGTGGCTGGCAGGGAGGGACTCGTGACCCCTGGTGTGCAGGGACCCTGACCCACCTGTGCCTCCTTGTCTGTGGAGCGCTGGGCCTGCATCCTCTTCAACGCATCTGCTTCTTCTCTTCCCCGACTCTGGGCCCATGGGGAGCCACCCTGGGGTCCAACAAAGGTCCCTCGGGTTATATGGGGGGCACTCAGCTGCCGGCGCGGTGGTGGGGTTGGCCCGTTGGCCACTTGCTCTGAGTGGCGCCTCCGGAGAGGGACTGAGTGCTCTCTCACCTCGAAGTACTCCTCTGACACAGAGGAAGCCACTGAGGGCCGTCGGGGGCCAGGGCCACGGCCGGAGCTGCCTGAGTGGCTGTCCTGGTCACTGAGGGTTACGTAGTCGTCATCATCTTCTTCTTCCACCCCATCCAGCCCATTGGGGAGCCCCACCCCGAGGCTCTCGGGGTCATCCTGGGTCACAGATAGCTGCCGCTGGAGTGGGGCGTGGCCTGGGCCTGCCATCCTGGGTAGCCTATGGTCTGTCCCATTCTGGGGAGCTTCCTCTTTGGGGAGCTCCAGGACCCAGCCAATATCACTGCTGTCCCGGGCTAGTACATCTGCCACAGGGACTGTCCGGGGCTTGGGCACGGGGGGCAATGGCTCAGGGTCCCCCTGGGGGAGGCCGTTCTCAGCTGGGACACCGTCCTGGGGGGCACTGGGCTCTGGGGGAGGGCAAGGCTCTGGACGGGGCCTGCTGTCCTGGCTCTGCTTCCACAGCTGGTGCTGGGCGCTGGCCTGGGAGGTGTCACGGATCTTGATGCGGTTCATCTGGCTGGGCTGGGGGTTCCAGATGTTGGGGTCGATGATATTGATGTAGCCCAGGATGTCGCTGCCAGGCTCCGGGTCTGGCTCCACCCACGTGGGCAGGTACTCAAACATGTTGGCCCTCTCCAGGTGAAGCAGTCCTGGGTGGATGGGTGGCAGCAGCTCGGGGAGTTCCCCTGGATGCTCAGCCAGCGCTGGGCCTTTCAGCCCCAGGGGCTTCTTGGCCTCCTGCTTCTCAGAGGAGATCTTGGCAATCTCGTCGACGCTCTTGGCCTTGACAAGTGCGTACTTGGGGTTGACGAGCTTCTTGGCCACAGTGCCCGCGGGCACCAGGGGGACCACAGAGGGCAGCACAATAGGCTCCGGCTCCGGTTCCTTCTCCATAGGGATGCCCTTGAGGCTCACACTGTGTGACATGAGGTACAGCTCCTGGAACTGCCGGTCAAACATCTCCACCACCTGGCCAGACAGCACAGAGATCACATTCCGGTCCGTCCGCGCGGCCGACCACGTGAAGCTGCAACAGAGGGAGGGGGCGCTGGTCAGGCACATGACCCTGCTTCCTCCGCCCAGCCCCCGTGCACCCATAGCCGCTGGGCCTCAGACTGTGGCCACAGGGCCCTGGGATCAAGAAGTGAATGGGGGCAGAGAGCAGGTGCATACTGTGGGGTCAGACTGAGTCGGATGTCAAGCAAGTTGGTTGCACCAAGCCCATTCCCACCTCTGCAAATGACAGGGCACTGTGCTCCTCTCAGGCTGGTACAGGATTCACTAAGCAGCTCAGGAAGGCCCTGGACACTGTGGGGGGTTCTGCATGTGGTGGCCGCTGCTGCCATGCGTCTATGCTGCCACCAACCCCCATGTAACCATGGGCAGCGCCCACCCCATGCCCCATGTGGTGGTGCCCACAGAGCTGGCCCCATCCCTAAGGACGGCTCTCAGAGTGACCCCCATAGGCTTGCGAAGGCACGGCCTGGCCACACCCCACCTCCAGGCCGGTGACATCTCCAAGCTGGAACAACAGCGTCCTCAGACAAAGCCCTTCTCTGCCTGCCTCCAGAGACAGACAGGCGGGCAGATGTGCTCCAGCCCTGCGCACACCTCAGCAGCCTTGGGACCAATGAACCGGAATAACCAGGGTTAGGATTAAGGGCAGAAGCCAGTTGGGAGCCAGAGGTACCTCTCGCACAACTTCCCTGAAAGCTGGAGAGTCACCTGTAGGAGCCGCACACAGCCCGGTCTCCATCCACAAACATGAACTTCTGGGCCAGGGCACCCTTGAACTTGGTTGCCGACCGCGTGAAGAACTCAGTTCCCCCGCTGCTCCGCACTCTGAGATTCTGTTTTGGGAACCAAGAGACAGAATTACACGACTGCAACCCTGACCACACAGGGCGAGGGGAGGACGGCAGCTGCCCAGGGCTCAGAGGGGACTCTGGAGTAGTcaggaggggaagaaagaggcTGTAAGGCCTGGAGAAAGGGGCTGGTGTGTCTGGGACTGCAGGGCTCAGGGTAAGGAGGGAGCTGCTGAGCCGTGAAGCTACAGAGCGGGCAGGCACTGGTACAAAGGGGTTGGCATAAGATGGTCTGGGCTTTGGCCCTAAAGGTGTCTGAAGAGCAGCATCAGGCAGGAAAAGGCTTACACAGCCAGCCAGCTTGGGAAATGCTGCCGTGGGTGGTGGATGCTATGGTGGGGTCCTGAGCGGGAGGGTGATGTGCACACGTTTTAGAAGTGTCTCGTGGATGGCTAGGGGGTGATGCAGCCAGAGGAGGGCAGGAAGGGGGCCTGCCCTGCAGAATCTGTGCCTTATACTCCGATAAGTCTGTGGCCCTCCAGGGTGCGTGGCCCTACCCGGCCTCTCCCCTGTGCTTCTCAACACCCCTGTCTCTGCTGGGCTCTGCTCCGAGGACAGGACTCACAGCAAACCTTTCTCCTTCCCCATGGCCAGGACACCACCCAGCACCCAGGCCAGGTCCTGTAAATGGTCAGAGATTCAATTCTGTGCCGGCTTACACTGTTTGGCCCAGGAGCAGGCCAGGAAGGCCCTCAGAGACTGTGGCCAAGGGAGCTGAGACCCAAGGAGAAGAGGGCTCCTTGGGCATGAGGAGCACAGCGGGCCCCTCAACTGCCTCAGCTCCAAGGCCAGGTCGTCACCGGCCTTTTCCTGGACCCTGAACACATAAGGGCCCTCTGTCCCAGTGTGGAGTCTCTGGAGCTGCCAAGGGCCTGTGTGTTATGAGCTCCAGGTGCTGACTTCCCTCCCCCAGGTAGCAGGACCTGCTGTGAGGGAGGAGCAGATGGTAAAGGCTGGTGCTGGGCACGGCAGACCCCAGGAAGGACAGGGCGAGCCTGGCTGGAACCCAAGTGTCGAGGATGGCCAAGGGCATCCCGAAGTAGAATCACAGGTGTAAAGGGGACCTGGGGCTCATCTGGCCCCTGTCTAGGGCAGTGTGTAAGAAATGCTCCTGGGTGCCCTGAGGGTCTGACTCAGGAGGCCTGAGGTCAGGCAGGGAATCTCAGTTTTAACACCCACTCCAGGGATTCCTGACTGGTCTGCCTGCATGCCTCCTGTGATGGGAGTCTCACTCCCTCCCGAGGGGCTCTGTGCCGGCTTCTGGCTCTCGGCTATGACGTGTTCTTAGTCAGGCTGAGCTGTGACGTACTGGTCTGTCCCCTCACCCACTCACTGGCCCCAGCTTATTCACCCCACTCATTCACATAGTCATCAACCCCTGCCGAGGCCTCCAGCTGCAGAGATGCCTGTGATGAGGATCCcacctgggaggtgaaggggaggctgagggggtaaACGAAAACAAGCTGAATGCCCAGGATCGCAGAGGAGTAGCCTGAAGTGTGAAGGGCTGGCCGGGAGGCTCCCGGGAGAGGATGACATAGGTCAcagggggaggtggggaagcATTCCAGGGAAGGGACTCAAAGACCAGGCATGAGAGGCCTTTGTACAAGAGCACCTCAGGGGAGGAGGGGTGGGTGATGGAGCCTGCAGAGCGAGCAGGGGCGGGCTCCTGGTAAAAGACCCTGCACCGGCTTAAGAGCCTGAGCTTGGCCCTGGGGCCAGTAGGGAGCCATGGGAGGATTTACAGCAAGAGCGATGGGGTTGGGTGTGTATCTCAGGAGCAGTGCTGGCATCAGGCAGTGGGTGTGTGAGGTGAATGCTATGGGAGAGGAGGGGAGCCTGAGAGAGCAGAGCTGCCCGCCATGCCATCCAGCCTCCTGCCCTGCCAGTCCTTTCCGTGTCCCAGACCCCTGTGGCTGGGGTGGCCCCAGGCAAGCAaccacagaggcaggcaggtgtGGGCCGTGGGTGAGTCCCCATCTGATGCCCACCTGTGGGATAAACCATAGCCTTTTCATAGGGCCCAGTGCAGAAGGCAGATAAGCCTCTGCTCCCAGGGCCGCCCTCGCCGGCCCCCCACCCCGCAGGCTGCAGGTTTGCACACAGCCAGCTCAGCAGGAAGCTGGCCACGGCCCAGGACAATTAGCGCTCGTGACTTTGTACCCAACATGGAGCACGCTCGGGGTTGAGAAGTCGGACAAAGATCCTGGAGGTGGTACGAGGCCTTCCCTGTCACTGAGCCCAACCGAGCCCAGCTCCACCGCCTCCTGCAGGCTCCTGGCCCGGCCACAGACCCCTCCTTAGCCTGGAAAATCGGCCGCCAGCATCAGGACCCTTCTGGACAGTGTCTGTCCCCACCCATCCCAAACCTTGTCCTGATGAGGGCTCGGAAAGTCACCACTTCCATCTCAGAGTGACTCAGCCTCCGTGTGAGCCGCAGGCCTCGGCTGGGCCGCTGACTCGCTGTGACTCGAAGCAAGTCCCGGGCCCTTGCTGGGCCTTAGTCTCCCTTAGCACACAGCAGGGCGGGCCTCCAACTCTTAGGCCTGTTCTACCTGGGGCTCAGCAGCAGGTGGGGGCCTGCAGCAGGGCCCCCCACCTCTTGCCTCATGGCCTGCTCCCCAGCTTGTGCCTGGATGGGCCCCACCCCACGGGGCCTGGCCTGGATGAGGTAACGTCTCAAGACTCTGGGCTCGTGTGCGCAGAGGTGGAGGATCCCACAAAGCTGCATTGTCTCTGAGCTCCTGGGACACCCCCGGCACAGGACAGCAGATGGGTGGAGGGATGCCGGGGCTGGCCCAAGAGGGGTGCCCTGGAAAAGTCTTTGGACCCTctgggacctcagtttcctcataagtAAGAGAGGACGTCAAGGGCGAGTCAGGGCAGGGGAGGACGGCCGGGTGGTGCTTCATCTGCTCTCAGCGGGTGGCAAGGCAAGGTGGGGGCTCCAGGGCTGGGGCAAACTACAGCAACCTGCCCCCAATCCCCCCAGGCCTCCAGGCCACATGTGCTTAAAGGACATGTGATCCAACTGTGCCAAGCCCGCTGGTGCGAGGCAGAGGGGGCTGAGCCCAGGAGCCCCTGGAGTGGGTCTAGGGTCTAGGCATTCCTGAGCTCCAGTCAAACAGGCTCCAATCCTAGCACCAAATGGACGCCAACCAAGGCCTTTCTTTCCacgcctcagttttctcatctatgaaaggGTCTACTCATCCTTGTGCTgcaaggctgctgtgaggactGAATAGAGCCACAGTACAGGTGGGGCCCTCCCAGGGAAGGTGTCCAGCTCCCAGTGGGTGCCCCATGAACTGGAAGTGGCGCAGTGGGCTGTGGGGGACCAACACAGAGGACCACAAAACATCCAGGAGGGATGGACTGCCCAGGGAGGCCAGGACTGTCAGCCGTACTGGGTGGGTGGTTGGTGGGCTCAGGTAGGGAAAGTGACCTGCCCACTGTCTCCCAGTAGCCCTGGGCTGGGCCGGGACTGAGGACAGGGCTCTTTCATCACCCACCTCCTCAGGGCCCTGCTGGCCAAACACCGTCTCCTTTAATTTCACCCTCACACAACCCCGTGAGGCATCACTATGGCCATGGGGCGCtcgaggcccagagaggtggaaCCACACGCCCAGGTCCCACAGCAGGTCAACAGCCAGTGAGCCATGTAGGCAGCACCAGGACAGCCTGTGCTGGCAGGTTagctttggttttggttttataaTGGAAGCCAGTGATTACTTCCCCTGCCCATAGTGGGATGGCCATTCCTAGGTTTATTGATAGTTGAGTAGTTAGTGTGAATGAGTAGAGGCCCGGTAGAGCAGTGGGGAGGTCCAGAGATGCATCCTTGACCAGGTCTGAGCTGGGAACAGTGAGGCCAGGCCTAGTGTGAGGAATGCAAGGAACAGAGCCCAACATAGCAGCAGGAGCCTGGCTGCCTGAGGTGCAGGCCTCCAGCAGCCTCTACTCTCCTCTACAGGGCCTGTCTCGCTCTCTGTGGAGGGTGGAGAGGGGTGGTCAACACTCACCCTGGACTTCTCCAGGCTGTTGTGAAGTTGGGGTGGTGGGCCCTTTGTGAACCACATTTGGCCCAAAGTATGTGACGGCATGTAGGGGCAGGGCCAGCCTAGCTCCAAGGCCCTGGTCTGAGGGGCTCCTCTCTCCCCTAGGCCAAGGCTGCTCAGCCTCTGCACAACTGATACATGTCCCCTTTTGTGTGGGACCTGTCCCCGGCAGTGTAGGATGTTTAACAACATCCTTGGCCACTCAATGCTGGTAGTACCCCCAAGGTGGACAGTTAACAATGCCAAATGTCCCTCAGCAGAGTGAATCCCCCCCGTTTGAGAACCCCtgccttggccgggcgcggtggctcacgcctgtaatccccgcactttgggaggccgaggcgggcggatcacgaggtcagcagatcgagaccatcctggctaacacggtgaaaccccatctctactaaaaatacaaaaaattagccgggcgtggtggcgggcccctgtagtcccagctactggggaggctgaagcaggataatggcacgaacccgggaggcagagcttgcagttcacgccactgcagtccagcctgggcgacagagcaagactccctctcaaaaaaaaaaaaaaaaaaaaaagagaaccctGCCTTATACCCTGAATCCACCACAGACCCAGGCCCAGGTAGAGACAGCAAGCAACACCCAGGCATCCCCGGGGAACGGGGGAACCTGGGCAGCGGAAGGGCTGGGTCGTGCCTGTCCAGCGTGAGGCCTGAGCGGCAGCGATCCTCACT comes from Homo sapiens chromosome 17, GRCh38.p14 Primary Assembly and encodes:
- the FAM83G gene encoding protein FAM83G translates to MAFSQVQCLDDNHVNWRSSESKPEFFYSEEQRLALEALVARGRDAFYEVLKRENIRDFLSELELKRILETIEVYDPGSEDPRGTGPSQGPEDNGVGDGEEASGADGVPIEAEPLPSLEYWPQKSDRSIPQLDLGWPDTIAYRGVTRASVYMQPPIDGQAHIKEVVRKMISQAQKVIAVVMDMFTDVDIFKDLLDAGFKRKVAVYIIVDESNVKYFLHMCERACMHLGHLKNLRVRSSGGTEFFTRSATKFKGALAQKFMFVDGDRAVCGSYSFTWSAARTDRNVISVLSGQVVEMFDRQFQELYLMSHSVSLKGIPMEKEPEPEPIVLPSVVPLVPAGTVAKKLVNPKYALVKAKSVDEIAKISSEKQEAKKPLGLKGPALAEHPGELPELLPPIHPGLLHLERANMFEYLPTWVEPDPEPGSDILGYINIIDPNIWNPQPSQMNRIKIRDTSQASAQHQLWKQSQDSRPRPEPCPPPEPSAPQDGVPAENGLPQGDPEPLPPVPKPRTVPVADVLARDSSDIGWVLELPKEEAPQNGTDHRLPRMAGPGHAPLQRQLSVTQDDPESLGVGLPNGLDGVEEEDDDDYVTLSDQDSHSGSSGRGPGPRRPSVASSVSEEYFEVREHSVPLRRRHSEQVANGPTPPPRRQLSAPHITRGTFVGPQGGSPWAQSRGREEADALKRMQAQRSTDKEAQGQQFHHHRVPASGTRDKDGFPGPPRYRSAADSVQSSTRNAGPAMAGPHHWQAKGGQVPRLLPDPGSPRLAQNARPMTDGRATEEHPSPFGIPYSKLSQSKHLKARTGGSQWASSDSKRRAQAPRDRKDP